From the Cupriavidus necator N-1 genome, one window contains:
- the flgH gene encoding flagellar basal body L-ring protein FlgH produces the protein MATLLSRLGAHALVCLAGVAMLASGGCALMPREPLVQLPTTARAEPRPMGPASGSIYQSSYAGNPLFEDRRPRYVGDILTILITENVNASKNSGTNASRTGNTALAFDAVPRALSGLFNSSSNASINGANTMKASGGASAANTFNGTITVTVLEVLTNGNLVVSGEKQMAINQGAEFIRFSGVVNPRTITGDNAVLSTQVADARIEYTAKGVIDEAQNMGWLQRFFLNVSPF, from the coding sequence ATGGCCACCTTGCTTTCCCGCCTAGGCGCGCATGCGCTGGTTTGCCTGGCCGGCGTGGCAATGCTGGCCAGCGGCGGCTGCGCGCTGATGCCGCGCGAGCCGCTGGTGCAACTGCCCACCACCGCGCGCGCAGAGCCGCGGCCGATGGGCCCGGCTTCCGGCTCGATCTACCAGTCGTCCTACGCCGGCAACCCGCTGTTCGAGGACCGGCGTCCGCGCTATGTGGGCGACATCCTGACGATCCTGATCACGGAGAACGTCAACGCCAGCAAGAATTCCGGCACCAATGCCAGCCGCACCGGCAACACCGCGCTGGCGTTCGACGCCGTGCCGCGCGCGCTCAGCGGCCTGTTCAACAGCAGCAGCAACGCCAGCATCAACGGCGCCAACACCATGAAGGCCAGCGGCGGCGCCAGCGCGGCCAATACCTTCAACGGCACCATCACCGTGACCGTGCTGGAGGTGCTGACCAACGGCAACCTGGTGGTCTCCGGCGAAAAGCAGATGGCCATCAACCAGGGCGCCGAGTTCATCCGCTTCTCCGGCGTGGTCAATCCGCGCACGATCACCGGCGACAACGCCGTGCTGTCGACGCAGGTCGCCGATGCGCGCATCGAATACACCGCCAAGGGCGTGATCGACGAAGCGCAGAACATGGGCTGGCTGCAGCGCTTCTTCCTCAATGTTTCTCCGTTCTGA
- a CDS encoding flagellar basal body P-ring protein FlgI, translating into MFLRSDRAMSAPMLARFLSRLLRLSVISLALGVAFGAFATVAKAERLKNLATFQGVRENPLVGYGLVVGLDNTGDQTMQTPFTTQSLTNMLSQLGITLPAGKNMQLKNVAAVMVTASLPAFAQPGSQLDIVVSSMGNAKSLRGGTLLMTPLKGADGQVYAIAQGNMLVGGAGASANGSKVQINQLAVGRIANGAIVERAVAPFQPDGGVLNLELKDTDFGTAERVVEAINRSMGGGVAAALDGRVVQVRAPASAAARVGFLARIENIDVTPAKAAAKVILNARTGSIVMNQAVTVEDCAVAHGNLSVVINTQPVISQPAPFSEGRTVVAPVSQIDMKQQGGSLQIVKAGASLAAVVKGLNALGATPADLQTILEAMRAAGALRAELEVI; encoded by the coding sequence ATGTTTCTCCGTTCTGACCGCGCCATGTCCGCTCCCATGCTCGCCCGTTTTCTGTCCCGCCTGCTGCGCCTGAGCGTGATCAGCCTGGCGCTGGGCGTGGCCTTCGGAGCCTTTGCCACCGTTGCCAAGGCCGAACGCCTGAAGAACCTGGCCACGTTCCAGGGCGTGCGCGAGAACCCGCTGGTGGGCTACGGCCTGGTGGTCGGCCTGGACAACACCGGCGACCAGACCATGCAGACGCCGTTCACCACGCAGAGCCTGACCAACATGCTCTCGCAGCTGGGGATCACGCTGCCGGCCGGCAAGAACATGCAGCTCAAGAACGTGGCGGCGGTGATGGTGACCGCCTCGCTGCCCGCGTTCGCGCAGCCCGGCAGCCAGCTGGACATCGTGGTGTCGTCGATGGGCAATGCCAAGAGCCTGCGCGGCGGCACGCTGCTGATGACCCCGCTCAAGGGCGCCGACGGCCAGGTCTATGCCATCGCCCAGGGCAATATGCTGGTGGGCGGCGCGGGGGCGTCGGCCAACGGCAGCAAGGTTCAGATCAACCAGCTGGCGGTGGGGCGCATCGCCAACGGCGCGATCGTGGAGCGCGCGGTGGCGCCGTTCCAGCCAGATGGCGGCGTGCTCAACCTGGAACTGAAGGATACCGATTTCGGCACCGCCGAGCGCGTGGTGGAAGCCATCAACCGCTCCATGGGCGGCGGCGTTGCCGCGGCGCTGGACGGGCGCGTGGTGCAGGTGCGTGCGCCGGCGTCGGCGGCCGCGCGCGTGGGCTTCCTGGCCCGCATAGAGAACATCGACGTGACCCCGGCCAAGGCCGCGGCCAAGGTGATCCTGAACGCCCGCACCGGCTCCATCGTGATGAACCAGGCCGTGACCGTGGAAGACTGTGCGGTCGCGCACGGCAACCTGTCGGTGGTGATCAACACGCAACCCGTGATCAGCCAGCCCGCGCCATTTAGCGAAGGGCGGACGGTGGTGGCGCCGGTGTCGCAGATCGACATGAAGCAGCAGGGCGGCTCGCTGCAGATCGTCAAGGCGGGCGCCTCGCTGGCCGCCGTGGTCAAGGGGCTGAACGCGCTGGGCGCAACTCCGGCCGACCTGCAGACCATCCTGGAAGCCATGCGCGCGGCCGGGGCGCTGCGTGCCGAGCTGGAAGTGATCTGA